A window of Octopus sinensis unplaced genomic scaffold, ASM634580v1 Contig07101, whole genome shotgun sequence contains these coding sequences:
- the LOC115227726 gene encoding trafficking protein particle complex subunit 2-like, whose translation MDPSFHTLFIVNRQYALIFECSCSLKLKDKQERLTTQSLAYGSLDLITDMFWQKETNYLGVVDRFCQFVVSAFVAYSGVMFLLVHYDRPDDWSKSFLTDVFELYSRVSLNPFFDFEDYIHSKDFMENMKQLCRKHCGP comes from the coding sequence GTTTTCATACTTTGTTTATTGTGAACAGACAATATGCATTAATTTTCGAATGCTCATGTAGTTTAAAACTCAAAGATAAACAAGAACGATTAACAACCCAATCTCTGGCATATGGCTCACTCGATCTCATTACGGACATGTTTTGGCAGAAGGAAACTAATTATCTAGGAGTTGTCGATCGGTTTTGCCAGTTTGTAGTATCTGCATTCGTAGCTTACAGTGGAGTGATGTTTCTTCTTGTCCATTATGACAGGCCTGATGATTGGAGCAAATCCTTTCTTACTGATGTTTTTGAACTCTACTCACGTGTTTCTCTGAACCCATTTTTCGATTTTGAAGATTATATTCATTCCAAGGACTTTATGGAAAACATGAAACAACTTTGCAGAAAACACTGTGGaccataa
- the LOC115227727 gene encoding dynein heavy chain 12, axonemal-like: MKRKQNQELRQNMDKLGIKKKSRYQPTPSYKLEQNLMFPKILPFINYTVASENRKLLENAILKKHFECSPIGQLSDETKKKILSLISPNLRNKSHLKTCQDLMFQEVDKEYVSSLKYFIVKSSLKENSETKQSDENWIPISRQLEFGGKKEWNKSFKNSLKYLEKNLFCFHPLLVAIRNFYYDTLLTTTFLDIEIAMNEKPYEYDLFHKTVEFACDKRCTNIMQNWFSQLIRMVTVDYSESLQKVRNQRKIHSCIDSLMSIQFKLIENVYVSRQEILNEQKEKTLLKLNQLRLHVEEFADFGEQSLLPQYVQDIRQTATKLNEEMKMIEWINKIFTAAARKKINDLEEIVRQNKRRKSSIMQEEDQEQLEEIEKIYEIPSLEEIKTPAAKLCEAIQNDISDFQVLL; encoded by the exons atgaaaagaaagcagAATCAGGAGTTAAGACAAAATATGGATAAATTGGGTATCAAAAAGAAAAGTCGCTATCAACCAACACCCTCTTAtaaacttgaacaaaacttgatgtTCCCAAAAATATTACCATTTATTAACTATACAGTCGCTTCGGAAAATAGGAAACTGCTTGAAAAcgcaat ATTAAAAAAGCATTTTGAATGTTCTCCAATAGGACAGCTTAGCgacgaaacaaaaaagaaaattctttctcttatttcgccaaatttaagaaataaaagcCATTTGAAAACTTGTCAGGATTTGATGTTTCAAGAAGTCGACAAGGAATACGTGAGCAGCCtcaaatattttattg TCAAGTCTTCGCTAAAAGAAAACTCCGAGACAAAACAATCGGATGAAAATTGGATCCCCATTTCGAGACAACT agAGTTTGGCGGGAAGAAGGAATGgaataaatcttttaaaaatagtCTGAAGTATCTTGAAAAAAACTTGTTTTGTTTCCATCCGTTATTGGTGGCTATTCGGAATTTCTACTACGACACATTATTGACAACTACGTTTCTGGATATCGAAATTGCAAT gAATGAAAAGCCTTACGAATATGATCTATTTCACAAAACAGTGGAATTTGCATGTGACAAGCGTTGTACAAATATCATGCAAAATTGGTTCAGTCAGCTCATCAGAATGGTCACTGTCGACTACTCAGAATCGCTCCAAAAAGTGAGGAATCAGCGAAAAATTCATAGCTGCATCGATTCCCTTATGTCAATTCAA ttCAAGCTAATCGAGAATGTTTACGTGAGTAGACAAGAAATTCTAAACGAGCAAAAGGAGAAGACGTTGCTAAAATTAAATCAACTAAGACTACACGTCGAAGAATTTGCTGATTTTGGGGAACAGTCGCTATTACCTCAATACGTTCAGGACATCAGACAGACAGCCACCAAGTTGAACGAAGAAATGAAAATGATAGAATGGATCAACAAG ATTTTTACTGCCGCAGCGAGAAAGAAAATTAACGATTTGGAAGAAATTGTCAGGCAAAACAAAAGAAGGAAGTCTTCAATTATGCAAGAAGAGGATCAAGAGCAGCtcgaagaaattgaaaaaatttatGAAATCCCTTCACTCGAAGAAATAAAAACACCGGCAGCTAAACTATGTGAAGCCATCCAAAATGACATTTCCGACTTTCAAGTACTTCTTTAA
- the LOC115227729 gene encoding ATP-dependent RNA helicase abstrakt-like, with amino-acid sequence MSESSDSSDSPYIPIAERKKRKWEESLKIVGSIRNNNKSPEPKKIVEETSQESKKEEKSLFQVHMEKSSGEPKVDDIQTILRNEDELLASIAESRPLVGVGELAKGIHYSKPLKTSWRAPSFVSKMRPNRHRLEINLPFGAREGPYGLILCPSRELARQICDICQSYEHSLRKKFPALRICLWRYLVLDEADRMVDMGFDEDVRNILSYFKAQRQTLLFSATMPLKVKNFARTALVCPITVNVGRAGATTLNVTQHIEMVEFDERLDALIRVLQETAPPVLIFSEKKQDVDFITEYLLSHGITTVSIHGSMDAEDRHSAIDKFRRGGKDVLVATDVASKGLDFSNVQHVINFDMPADIENYIHRIGRTGRVAGCQGLATTFVTKSTDHIVLLDIKMLLLESNQKIPAFLREIHPDNYNLDLKDDHVGCKYCVALGHRISECPKLASLRNKEAFDITEAGVSGTGAGGW; translated from the exons ATGTCAGAAAGCAGCGACTCGTCCGACAGCCCGTACATTCCaatagcagaaagaaaaaaacgaaaatgggAAGAATCCTTAAAAATTGTTGGTTCAATTCGCAATAATAACAAATCTCCCGAGCCAAAGAAAATTGTTGAAGAAACCTCTCAGGaatccaaaaaagaagaaaagtccCTTTTTCAAGTTCATATGGAAAAAAGCAGCGGAGAACCAAAAGTCGACGATATTCAGACCATTCTCCGCAACGAAGACGAACTTTTAGCTTCCATTGCCGAAAGTCGTCCTCTCGTGGgagttggtgagctggcaaaagGCATTCACTACTCCAAGCCACTCAAAACCTCCTGGCGGGCCCCTTCATTTGTCTCCAAAATGAGACCCAACCGTCACCGATTG GAGATTAACCTTCCATTTGGGGCGAGAGAAGGACCATATGGACTGATTCTCTGTCCTTCCAGGGAATTGGCCAGACAAATCTGCGACATTTGTCAGTCATATGAACATAGTTTGCGCAAGAAATTTCCAGCTTTGAGAATATGTTTG TGGAGATATCTCGTGCTGGATGAGGCTGATAGGATGGTGGATATGGGATTTGATGAGGACGTCCGCAATATTTTGTCATATTTCAAGGCACAGAGACAGACTCTTTTATTCTCGGCCACAATGCCACTTAAAGTTAAGAATTTTGCTCGGACTGCACTGGTTTGTCCAATCACGGTGAATGTGGGGAGGGCGGGGGCTACCACTCTCAATGTGACACAACACATTGAAATGGTCGAGTTTGATGAAAGATTGGATGCCCTTATTCGAGTGTTGCAGGAGACTGCTCCACCTGTCCTTATATTTTCTGAGAAAAAACAAGACGTGGATTTTATCACCGAATATCTACTTTCCCATGGAATCACGACTGTTTCTATTCACGGAAGTATGGACGCGGAGGACCGACATTCCGCGATAGACAAATTCCGCCGTGGAGGGAAGGACGTTCTTGTAGCGACGGACGTGGCATCGAAAGGACTCGACTTCTCCAATGTTCAGCACGTGATCAATTTTGACATGCCAGCAGACATTGAGAATTACATTCACCGAATAGGCCGAACTGGACGAGTGGCAGGTTGTCAGGGATTGGCCACCACGTTCGTTACCAAATCCACGGATCATATTGTCTTGTTGGATATAAAAATGCTGCTTCTCGAGTCTAACCAGAAGATCCCCGCCTTTCTGCGAGAAATACACCCGGACAATTACAATTTAGACTTGAAGGACGATCATGTTGGGTGCAAGTACTGTGTCGCCTTGGGACATCGTATTTCCGAGTGTCCCAAATTGGCTTCTCTTAGAAACAAAGAAGCATTTGATATCACAGAAGCCGGTGTTTCGGGTACTGGTGCGGGTGGCTGGtag